A segment of the Sulfurovum indicum genome:
TGTAATGAGGCTTGAGGAAACTGCTGATAAACAGGATACTCTTCTTTGCACCCTGCAAAGAAGAGAGAGATAAAAAAGATCAGGGCAAAACTTTTCACTTCTACTTAAGGAGTCCTTTGACCCACTGTTCCATTGCTTTATTGGCATCTGGGTTTGGTGCCTCCATAAAACTGACCACAAAAGCATCTTCCAGTTCTGCCACCCCGATAGAACGTGGGCGGATTGCCAATACTTCGGGTTTGGGAAGTACCTTGCCGAAACAACAGATAAAGTTCTTTGCCGCTTTAATCTCACTACTGATCTCCCCAACATCCAATGAAGCGGTATGCGTATAGTGGTCAAACTCTCCGATATAAGTAGCAACAGGATGCAGGTCAGCCTGCACTTTCAGATAGGTAAAGATCTCATCGATCGTCTGATAATCCGTCTCGCTCTTTTCGATCTGCATCGTAAAGACCGGATACTTTTCCATCACAGTAATTTGTTTCATTATATATACCTTTTTGTTGACTTTTTGGAATTGTAGCTACTTTAAATAAAGCAAAGCTTATGAAAGTAATAAGATTTTGATATATTTTTTTGATCTTTCTGTGCAGTTCAACTCCTGTAAACTACCTCTCCTGTCTGCGGTACTCTCCTGCTTCATTCAATACATCGTCTCCGGTTTCTGTATTGCAAAGGCAAAGCAGTTTGACTTCGTTTACATTGCCTCCCGGCCTTCACGGGTCGTTATGATCCTTCCTTCGGTGGTCTCTTCGAGACAGCACCTCCGGTTTCAAGCCTATGAACAAGAAACAATTCTTGTTCACTTACGGCTTTCACAGTTTCGACGCTACAAACGACACGCAGGTGTCGTTTGCTTCACGCGTCTCACATCCCAGGTAGTCTTGGGATCTTGCCTAGTTTGGAGTTACGGCAGTACCAGCCCCACCCTTTCTTCATCCAGTGACCGACTACCGGAAGCGGGATCATCTTCCCTCCTTTGCTGCTTCTGTACACAAATGCTGCTCCGTTTCCCGTATCCATTACACACAGAATATTCAAATGTTCCATATAGCTCTCTTTGGAATCGATATTTTGCTGATTCTGAAAAATATTGTAGGCTACATTACGTGCCATAACTTCTGCCACATGCCCCTGCTTTGCTCTCCACTCAGGTCCCATCAGTGATGCTGAATCACCGATGGCATAGATCCCATCAAAATCTTCTACTTCATTATACTCATTGGTCACAACAAAACCTGCTTCACTAAGCGGCAGTCCGGACTCTTTAAGAATAGTGTGTCCTGTACCTGCAGAGATGAACATAGTAAGGTCGGATTCGATCTTCTCACCATCTTCAAACAGAATACCATCTTCAACAAACTCTGTAATCTTTGAACCGACCTTCTTTTTAATATCTGTCATGCTGAACATCCTGTCCATCATCACAAGAGCTTTCTCTCCCATCTTCTGTCCCGGTTTCTCCATTGGAGCAAAGAAGGTAAGTTCAAACTTGTCACGCACTCCTTTCTTTTTCAGAAAATCATGTACATTGAACAATACCTCGAAAGCAGGTCCGCCACGTACTGCCGATGAATCTTTAGGGTTCCCGCCAAATCCGAAAGCGAGCTTTCCGCTTCCTTTGCGCACCAAGGCATCCAGACGATTAAAGAGTTCCGTTGCCTCTTCAGGTTTACCGCATATAGAGAGTGTATGCTCCATCCCCGGATGCTGCATCTTGTCCTGTCCCATCGCCACAACGATGTAGTCATACCCTTCAAGTGTACGTCCGCTCTCCAGAGTTACTTTTTTCTCTTTGGGCTCCAGTGCCGTGACCGGATCGACGATCAGTTTGAAACCATGTGCAAATGCCAGTTCATCCAAAGGCACAGCAACATCCTCCAGAGTGGCATCACCGGTCGGTATCCAAATCGATGTCGGGTAGATATAGAAAAAGTCCCTGTCGCTGACCAGTGTTACGTCCAACTCATTTTTTCGCAGATAGATCGCTGCTTCCACTCCTGCAAACCCACCACCCAGTACCAATACTTTTGTCATCTCAGGCTCCTAGTATTTTATAATATCTGTTCTCACTTTCAATGTATCATCAACCACACTGTTCATACTGATGATACTGTAAAGAGCACCAATAAGCAGACCGGACAGGATCACGATCCATACCGTCATACGCTTCTCTCTACTCTCCTGGTTATAGTAGTCTTCTATCTTCTCCAGTGTCGGTTCATTCTGCATCATATTCTCACCTTACTTTTTTAACAGGTCTGCACGTGGATAGACAAATACCGTATGTCTTGTGACCACGACCTTCTCTTTGTCATCTACTGCATACGCTTTGATCGTTACAGGAATCGGTACATCTTTACGTGCATTGTCCGCCAGTTTCTCTTTTGTTCTCAATACAACGACTTTCTTGCGTTTTTTGCCTGGTGCAATACTGAACGGCTCTTTTGGTCTGACAATCTCGATCTTCTCTTTCAGGTCACCCTCTATCTCGAAGAAGTAAGTATGTCTCTTGCTATCGGTATTGGCAAAGAGGAATATATAATCGTTCTCAATCTCTCCATTATCAAGGATCTTATAGAGTCTTGTTGTCTTGTTAATGTTCAACAGCATATTCTCCTTTGTGCTTCCCATAGCAAAAAGTGCCACAAGCACGAGTACCAACACTGTAAAGTATGCAATCACTTTCGGCCTGAAGATACGAGTCTTTCCTTCATGTCTCTCCGTCTCTCTTACACTCGACCATTGGACAAGGCTTGGTTTGCCCAATGCACCCATAACTGTTGTACAGGCATCCACACACTCCAGACAGTTGATACACTCAAGCTGCAGTCCTTTACGAATATCAATGTGTGTAGGGCAGACCGTTACACAGCTTTCACAGGTAGTACACTCTGCATTTGGATTGACAGCAAGCAGTTCTTTTTGCTTACTGAACTCCTTATGCCTTTCATTCCCATGCCCTTCATAAATCTCCCCTCCACGGATCGGATCATAGATCGCCATCAGTGTATCATCGTCATAAAGTACCGACTGTACACGGCTGTAAGGACAGATATAGATACAGAAGTCCTCTTTGATGAACACAATATCCGCGATCAAAAAGAGTGCTGTACCAACCAGCATTCCTATCAGTACCATATGTTCACTCGGGTTCTGTATATACTGGAAAAACTCTTCGGGAGGAACGAAATACCAGAGGAAATCTGCTGCCGCTATGAATGCCAGCACAGACCATAGCAGAATTGCGATCACCTTCTTAACCTTATTCTCCGGTTTGCTCATATCAGGTTCTTTCTGCTTATTTTTGATACGTTTGCGGAGTCCCAGAAGTTTTGTCTCGATAAAATCTCTGTAGATCACACGAAAAACCGTTTGAGGACAGGCCCATCCACACCATGCTCTCCCGCCCACTGCCGTCACAGCAAAGATACCAAGAAAAAGAAGCATAAGCAGGAACGGCATCAGATAGAGCTCCTGCATATCAAATGCTACACCGGCAAGGTGCAGTTTCTTATGGTCAAAGCTCAATAGGAACAGATGGTTTCCGTTAATGGTGATCCAAGGCATGACCAGTGCTATGACCGTTGCTGCCACATAGGCCCAGTAGCGCTTGATACGGTACGGTACCCACCCTTTTAAATACTCTTTTGCCTGGTTTTTTTTAGGCTTTTTCTCTTCAACTTCAACTGCTGCTTCCATAGCTATATCCTTTCTTCATTATGATTATTATTATCCTGTTCGAACGGACAGATCAGTACGGTGTTGTCCACACCGGGGATCTGCCGAGGCGAAGATATCTCCATCCAAGACCCTTCCACCAACTCCCTGATACCTCTTGACTCGATGTAATCCTTCAGTGAACTGCGGCTTACTCCCAGCTCTCTTGCAATGGCACTTACACTTTTTCCCTCTTTTAACAGAGAGATGATCTGCGGCTGATAGACATCGAACTTTGAAGAGGAACGGCTCCCTTTGGGACGACCGATCTGTCCTGTCTTGGCTTTCTGTGCCTCTCTGAGATCATTGAGCAGAGGAAAGACATCGACCAACACAGCCTCTTTTTTAATAACAGTCCCTGTATTTGCGATATAGAGAACGATTTCCCGGCTCAACATACAGTTGATCACCTTGACAAGCTCCTCTACTCCGTCACTCAGGATCGCCAAATGCTCGACTACAATCATATCTTCACCTTCATTTAAGGAGTGAAGGAACTTTTCGAACTCTTCACGCTCTTCAATGGGACGGTTCTTCGTACTGTACTCGATCACCTCTTTATCTATCTGTAACCCTTGTGTCAATGCAAAAGAGAGAATATTACGCTGCTGTTGGGACAGGTTGCTGCAATTTGGCATCTGTCTTAAATATGCATAAGTCATAATTCTCCTTTCTCATTTGTGGTATTCTACTCTTTTTGATGTTAAAAATCAATTATAAATTAAATATTATCGTCATTTTATTCTTTTTAACGTCATAGTGCATTTATTTTCGTCATTTTTTATGCTAAAATGCAAAAAACATTATTTAGGACAGATCGTGAACCTCACTCATTTAGATGACCAGAACAAGCCCAAAATGGTCGATGTTTCAGACAAAGACAATACCGTACGTATCGCTGTGGCAAGCGGTATCATAGAAGTAGGGAGGGAAGCCTATGACGCAGTGGTCTCCAATACGGCAAAAAAAGGCCCGGTCCTTCAAACCGCTGTTATTGCAGCGATACAGGGGACAAAGCAGACAAGTACACTCATTCCTATGTGTCATCCGCTTATGCTTACTTCAGTCAAAACAGACATTGAAGAGTTACCGGAACTACCTGGCTTCAAACTTACTGTCACTGCCAAGCTTAACGGACAGACAGGTGTAGAGATGGAAGCACTCACCGGTGTCAGTATCGGACTGCTTACCATCTACGATATGCTCAAAGCAATCGACAAAGGCATGGTCATTAAAAATATACAGCTTGAGCATAAAAGTGGTGGAAAGTCAGGTGATTTTAACCGAGCTTGACTAAAGTTGCATGCCTTTTGGAAGAAACTTTACTATAATCTATAAACTACAATAAGGAGTCTATCAATGGTATTGGACAACAACACACAAGAACAACCCAAAATAGAATATCCGACCCGGTGGGGGTTCAAGATCATCGGACAAGACAAAGAGAAGCTTAAAGCCTGCATCAAAGAGGTAATGGGAGAAAAGGAACATCTCTGTTCTCTCGGGAACAGTTCCCGAACAGGAAAATTCCATACCTATAATGCTTCATGTGTCGTTGAGTCCCAGGAAGAGAGAGACAGACTCTTCAAATGCTTTCAAGACCATGAAGATGTCAATATGGTGATCTGAAACAAAGATCATTAAAGCACCAAAATACCATCGGAACTGCCATACAGACAGCTATTACCGTACCAATTAAATACCTCAATCTTTGATGCTGCAATTTCATTCACAGACAAGGCAGATTTTCGCAGGACTAGCCGGAGGCTAATTCAAGAAAATCTAACGCCGTATGTGGGCGAAAGTGCTGCACCCTTCGGGGAGAACGATACGAGACAACCTGCACGCAAAAAAATCTTTGAATTACCTACGGGTAGTCCTTCAGGTTTTTTCACGCACATCTTGCCTCGTCTCGTTCTCTCAAAGTTTGAGGTATTTAGTTGGTGCGGTAATAAAATGCTTTTCCCCTCTCTCCTTGGTGCAGCATCCTCTCCGCACTCAGGCTTACCAGCATAGAGACGATCACATAGGCCAAAAAGAAATACAGCCCCACCTCAACCTCTGCCCGACTGACACTCTCTTTATTACCGGTCAGATAAACAAGGAAAGTCGCCACCACAAAGACATCGACCATCGACCATTTTCCGATCATTTTAAAAAACTTTACAACACCATGCGCAGACGGGCTCTTCATAAAAAGGCTTACGAACATCATGAACAATGTCTTCGCAAAAGGGATCAGTACGGAAAAGAGCAAAATGACCAGAGCGACCACACTCTCTCCACTTTCAAAGAGCTTCGTTATGGACCCAAGCACGCTTTTGGACTCAAATGAGAGTATCACGTCCCCCAGGTACTCCA
Coding sequences within it:
- a CDS encoding recombinase family protein; the protein is MTYAYLRQMPNCSNLSQQQRNILSFALTQGLQIDKEVIEYSTKNRPIEEREEFEKFLHSLNEGEDMIVVEHLAILSDGVEELVKVINCMLSREIVLYIANTGTVIKKEAVLVDVFPLLNDLREAQKAKTGQIGRPKGSRSSSKFDVYQPQIISLLKEGKSVSAIARELGVSRSSLKDYIESRGIRELVEGSWMEISSPRQIPGVDNTVLICPFEQDNNNHNEERI
- a CDS encoding DUF6858 family protein, yielding MKQITVMEKYPVFTMQIEKSETDYQTIDEIFTYLKVQADLHPVATYIGEFDHYTHTASLDVGEISSEIKAAKNFICCFGKVLPKPEVLAIRPRSIGVAELEDAFVVSFMEAPNPDANKAMEQWVKGLLK
- the ccoG gene encoding cytochrome c oxidase accessory protein CcoG: MEAAVEVEEKKPKKNQAKEYLKGWVPYRIKRYWAYVAATVIALVMPWITINGNHLFLLSFDHKKLHLAGVAFDMQELYLMPFLLMLLFLGIFAVTAVGGRAWCGWACPQTVFRVIYRDFIETKLLGLRKRIKNKQKEPDMSKPENKVKKVIAILLWSVLAFIAAADFLWYFVPPEEFFQYIQNPSEHMVLIGMLVGTALFLIADIVFIKEDFCIYICPYSRVQSVLYDDDTLMAIYDPIRGGEIYEGHGNERHKEFSKQKELLAVNPNAECTTCESCVTVCPTHIDIRKGLQLECINCLECVDACTTVMGALGKPSLVQWSSVRETERHEGKTRIFRPKVIAYFTVLVLVLVALFAMGSTKENMLLNINKTTRLYKILDNGEIENDYIFLFANTDSKRHTYFFEIEGDLKEKIEIVRPKEPFSIAPGKKRKKVVVLRTKEKLADNARKDVPIPVTIKAYAVDDKEKVVVTRHTVFVYPRADLLKK
- a CDS encoding HP0495 family protein, whose protein sequence is MVLDNNTQEQPKIEYPTRWGFKIIGQDKEKLKACIKEVMGEKEHLCSLGNSSRTGKFHTYNASCVVESQEERDRLFKCFQDHEDVNMVI
- the moaC gene encoding cyclic pyranopterin monophosphate synthase MoaC, which codes for MNLTHLDDQNKPKMVDVSDKDNTVRIAVASGIIEVGREAYDAVVSNTAKKGPVLQTAVIAAIQGTKQTSTLIPMCHPLMLTSVKTDIEELPELPGFKLTVTAKLNGQTGVEMEALTGVSIGLLTIYDMLKAIDKGMVIKNIQLEHKSGGKSGDFNRA
- a CDS encoding NAD(P)/FAD-dependent oxidoreductase — translated: MTKVLVLGGGFAGVEAAIYLRKNELDVTLVSDRDFFYIYPTSIWIPTGDATLEDVAVPLDELAFAHGFKLIVDPVTALEPKEKKVTLESGRTLEGYDYIVVAMGQDKMQHPGMEHTLSICGKPEEATELFNRLDALVRKGSGKLAFGFGGNPKDSSAVRGGPAFEVLFNVHDFLKKKGVRDKFELTFFAPMEKPGQKMGEKALVMMDRMFSMTDIKKKVGSKITEFVEDGILFEDGEKIESDLTMFISAGTGHTILKESGLPLSEAGFVVTNEYNEVEDFDGIYAIGDSASLMGPEWRAKQGHVAEVMARNVAYNIFQNQQNIDSKESYMEHLNILCVMDTGNGAAFVYRSSKGGKMIPLPVVGHWMKKGWGWYCRNSKLGKIPRLPGM
- a CDS encoding paraquat-inducible protein A gives rise to the protein MKKILLYGMMVLLLAGIVFWGLEAYKEAKAYEKDTASLTAQMDAKALAEYRAREWVEKLSFGLYENKERERLKKTKEKLQRHKAKSMEYTRNAMILLLILLAFFPLLSLRAFTFFGAAAAGIVLFFGLLSPILMVTIHKEVEYLGDVILSFESKSVLGSITKLFESGESVVALVILLFSVLIPFAKTLFMMFVSLFMKSPSAHGVVKFFKMIGKWSMVDVFVVATFLVYLTGNKESVSRAEVEVGLYFFLAYVIVSMLVSLSAERMLHQGERGKAFYYRTN